TTGCCTTAGATTCTAGCCATGTTTGAGTTTGAACAACGGGAACGTCCAAAAAGTACGGGGAGTATGTGGCCCAAGGTATATGCACCTCCTGCTGTACACGCATTCCATGTACATCTAACGGTGCAAGCACATGACGACACATTTACTTAAGGAGAAAAATTATTTTCCCCAAAGCAATCTTATCATGTGTGGGAAAATTAACAAGTTGGCGAGATCGACTTACGTCGTGCACGGCTTCCCTGAGAAGCTCCAGCTGGTACTTGGACACGCTGCGAACCTGCAGAAAAGAGCCAAAAAAACGCTTGAAAAACGGATGGAACCAGTACTAAAAAAATGTCCTCACCAAAACCCAATTAAGCCAAGCCGACAGAAAagaatgtatatatatatatatatatatatatataaatatatatatatatttatatacatCATAAGATCGTGACTCGACCAACAAACCAATGCAAGTGTGTGTCAATAATACGTACAGGGGTTGTTGATCAAATGATTAGTGATGCATGTGAACGAAGTGAACAAACTTAACGACAAAGGCCAATGCAAAGCGTCGTATACCCTCTTGACGATGGTCCAGATGACCCCCTCGGTGCAGGGCGGCGCGGTGAGCGAGCCCATGTAGCGGTAGTAGACGCTGGCCGTGCCGCGCGCGCGCCGCGGGTCGACCACGCCGACGCGCTCCTCCCTGTCTCGCACGTCGGCGATCCGCCTGATGAAGGGCTCCAGGTGGCGGAGGAACGCGTCCTCGTGGCGGCCGACCTCGTAGAGGATGGCGATCACCGCGGCCTTCTTGTCGGCGCTCTCGTGCACCAGGTGCAGCTCCATGTCGTACCTGCGGCCGTCCACGGTGTGCTCGGCGGGCGAGTGCCAGTGCAGCTGCTTCAGGTAGTACGCCGTGCCGTTGATCACAAGGCTCCCGGCGTCGCCCTCGAACCTCACCATGATGTCGTGGCCGCGGTTGACGATGGATGCCTCGGCGGGGCGGTAGGAGTGGTGGAGGTAGCCGAGGGAGCGCACCAGCGAGACGCGCTCGTGGGAGAGGTCGATGGGCGACTGCAATCGCCCCGTGCCGCACGCCGCCCACTCCTCTTTGATGCGTCCCCAGTGCTCCGGCCCGTGCTCGTCGCCGGGGATGTAGCTGAACTCCTCCTCATGCTCGGTTTCCTGCGCTCTGGCAGCCGGCACGGCGGCGGAGAGCAGGACGGCGGCAGCTAGGAGCGCTGCGACGCCGaggtggaggtggtggcggcGAGCTGGAGACATGGCTGCGGGCTGTGCTGCGCGGTGGGCTGGATGGCGGGCGTTGTTATCTTTGGTCGTTGTGCTAGGTGATCTGGTACAGGAGGGGGTGCGGCATGGGGTGCTTATATAGTAGGTAACTACGGGAGTCATGAGTCCAAGGAATGAGGCCGAAGTCAGACTGGATCTCGTCAACACAGGTAGCCGCTTGCCTGGCACGGCggcggcccgatcatgtcgaccGGGCCGGGGCAGGGAAGACAGCAGAAACCCACCTGCCATGGGCGAGGACGAGAGCAAGTACGTAACGCAGTACATGTCTATGCCGCCGGGCACCGGAGAAATAAACAATGGCCTGATGACGGCGTCTAGCTATATGCATTTCTCAGCTAGCGCTTCGTGCCTTCGTTGCAGAGTACACCGAGTCGTCTCGAGACGCTCTGAAGCATATCTGTACACGTCTGGTCGATCCGTGGAGCCGGCAAATTGGGTACCTTGTGCAACTTGAACTGCTGCTCGTGCTCGGTCCATCCCTACGCATGCCATGCCTTGTCCTTGAACTGATCGTATTCATGCATCAGATCCTGTCAGTTCGATCACAAGTGATTACGCTGTTTTGATCGAGTACCAGCCGGCAAAATTAAACTATAGCAAGTGAAAAAGTGACACTGAATCTGTGATTGGTGGTCGTGTATTAACGCCCTCAAAGTTGTATGTTACACATATATTCTTCCAATAAAACTTCGGTAAAATTCCGGCCGTTCTTCGAGGGAGGGGAAAAAAAGGGTGGCTGTATAACTATTCCTTATTTTTTTCTCCTCTAAATCTCTAATAAAAATTCGGCAAAACCTTTGACgcctttctaaaaaatttttttCAGTGCAGCCAAGTTTCCATGGTTGGAGATTGTGTAACAAGCAAGTTCATTTTTGAATGATTACACGGAAGACACGCGCAATCAACACCATGCCAGCATACCACCAAACTACGACTAGAGACTAGAGAGGCACACATACGTTATCAAAGAAACACGCACATACATCCGATGCATTGGCCATTTGGTCACCAAGCAAGTTTCATTGCGGTGCTGGACAAGTTGACTCCGCACATCTTAACACTGTACAGAGAGATACTATACTAGCGGTTCGCAACCCCTTTGTACAGGCGGATTGACGAACCGCCAGTGGCTATAggcctgtggaaataaaagtttccactggcggttaactgagaaccgcctgtagaaaccgatttctacatgcggttcagttatgagatccgcctgtggaaatcaatttctacaggcggctctTTTAtgtaaaccgcctgtagaaattggaTTCTCCGCCTGTGGTAAGATTTTCCAATTTAACCCTATTTTTCAGCAAatcctatttttaatattatatatatatatatattatatacattaatattgaaactatgttaggctacaagattcaaccaatgcaacatgcaatatatttatatataccattactttgtacataaaattatattaattacaaacatcacacatcaaagttttttgtttacagacatatgaggtttcacatctgaaacctctgctctaataacccgatcgagatagctttagcctactaatatctcttagcgctctaaactcaggctttgctaggacgctggtcgggtcgtgatatttcccttcggtgggaatggcttctctcaagagaaaagtgcagaggtcctcaactatgttatatagaacagcttgagtcacgctcttcaccttttccaactcatgttgctgcagaggaagttagaaacatcataaatttatagttcatataacacatgcttagcaacaaaaaatgacacaaataatataaacgactattagagcaataccttagaagggttagttacatatcttccggtctctctcatgaactcgcacacgtagaatccacagtggaccgatccgACTGGTTGCTTATGGCACTGATGTATGACAAAAAAGTAGATACTTATTAGTTGCAACATCGTcatatgcatattatatttataaaagacagcttgtgatattttggtacgtaccggccatttataaaataatctcaatggctgctccggttctgatgaatcacaccttccacctttgatcttataatacctataggccctatagtatcgaatacacaatcctcaagttattctgaaactcttgtaaaaataggtatgaatatttaatgtactcagcttaccgttccaaatgtgtaatgaattttgcataacttgaaggatcatatagtctgcagagtctaggactagcacacgtcctagactaggattaatgaggaggcagatccagtggtccctgagagaatcgaatttatgatgcaagtgcccattgaaattactaatacGACGATGAATACAAATTGACACTTACCGAAAGTTGTATGGGGCAACAACACATTCTCGATCTTGATACTTGAGCAGTGCCAAGGCTATGTAGAGGTCATATTTACATTCATAATCTAGTCGACTTTCATCTATTATCTTCTTACGCTCAGCGGGGTCCAAACCTTCTAAGGAGTCGTGTTTGTCTCCGATTCTGAAGTTGTGCTGCTCCTCGCATATCTTCATCGGGCTCAGATACGCAACCCTTTTACTGGCAGACCTATCCGGATCTGAACCGTACCGCATctcttgttgttcaaaattcattCTGCAATGAGCACTTGTACGTTAGAttttgaaaattgatgcaactcatgaataataacacaagatagtacgagtgacacttacaatgcaaacacggttaccagctgcacgtctagtctctgcaggttcatcattagccacatgtcctcgaaggtAACGATTGCCTTTGTA
This window of the Sorghum bicolor cultivar BTx623 chromosome 7, Sorghum_bicolor_NCBIv3, whole genome shotgun sequence genome carries:
- the LOC8083531 gene encoding alpha carbonic anhydrase 7 — encoded protein: MSPARRHHLHLGVAALLAAAVLLSAAVPAARAQETEHEEEFSYIPGDEHGPEHWGRIKEEWAACGTGRLQSPIDLSHERVSLVRSLGYLHHSYRPAEASIVNRGHDIMVRFEGDAGSLVINGTAYYLKQLHWHSPAEHTVDGRRYDMELHLVHESADKKAAVIAILYEVGRHEDAFLRHLEPFIRRIADVRDREERVGVVDPRRARGTASVYYRYMGSLTAPPCTEGVIWTIVKRVRSVSKYQLELLREAVHDDMENNARPLQEANNRHISIFRPKPDKHY